From a region of the Brockia lithotrophica genome:
- a CDS encoding ribonuclease H-like YkuK family protein, whose protein sequence is MYFTSPTFGRLSLEEVVEQIRGYVASVPDAAYKLVIGSDSHTTEEETLLVSAIVIHRVSKGARFFFRRTRLRPIYDLRQRIYVETAESLALAEKLGNVGLFDLLEEKDVEIHVDIGNTGQTRTMIQEIVGWVRSVGYTVKIKPEAFGASAVADRYTK, encoded by the coding sequence ATGTACTTTACCAGCCCGACGTTCGGCCGCCTGAGTTTGGAAGAGGTCGTGGAGCAGATCCGCGGGTACGTAGCTTCCGTACCCGACGCCGCGTACAAGCTCGTCATCGGTTCGGATTCCCACACGACCGAGGAGGAAACGCTTCTCGTGAGCGCCATCGTCATTCACCGGGTATCCAAGGGGGCGCGCTTCTTCTTCCGCCGAACGCGCCTGCGGCCGATTTACGACCTCCGGCAGCGGATCTACGTAGAGACGGCGGAAAGCTTGGCCCTTGCGGAAAAGCTCGGGAACGTCGGGCTTTTCGACCTTCTGGAAGAGAAGGACGTGGAAATCCACGTAGACATCGGCAACACAGGGCAGACGCGGACGATGATTCAGGAGATCGTCGGCTGGGTACGGTCTGTGGGCTATACGGTAAAGATCAAACCCGAAGCGTTCGGGGCGAGCGCGGTAGCCGACCGGTACACGAAGTGA
- a CDS encoding sporulation peptidase YabG, producing the protein MRDIRVGSLVRRRSHGGDILFRVTHVFHDSGIALLRAVGVRLLADAPLDDLIPEGEHGEELQRGFPFRREGRPLLQAVSQSARPVWEKIPPWSSKTPETQAGKVLHVDGDPYYLELSLAAYRRAGVPAVGVSLQEPLMPRHILALLEKAQPDILVLTGHDALPSGRDPDRLESYRHSRFFVEAVRRARTAFEPHKDGLLIVAGACQSHYEEILAAGANYASSPKRVNIHALDPTLVAVRLARTSVSVYLSPEEAILETKSGLSGIGGIESRGTLRRRT; encoded by the coding sequence ATGCGGGACATTCGCGTCGGTTCTCTCGTCCGCCGCCGGTCGCACGGCGGAGACATCCTCTTTCGCGTCACGCACGTCTTTCACGATTCCGGGATCGCCCTTCTTCGTGCGGTAGGAGTTCGGCTCCTCGCCGATGCCCCCCTCGACGACTTGATTCCCGAAGGAGAACACGGGGAAGAGCTGCAACGCGGATTTCCCTTCCGAAGGGAGGGCCGCCCCCTCCTTCAGGCGGTTTCCCAAAGCGCACGGCCCGTGTGGGAAAAGATCCCCCCCTGGAGCTCCAAAACCCCCGAGACGCAGGCCGGGAAGGTCTTGCACGTCGACGGAGATCCCTACTACCTCGAACTCAGCCTCGCCGCGTACCGGCGCGCGGGAGTTCCCGCCGTCGGCGTGTCCTTACAGGAACCCCTCATGCCGAGGCACATCCTCGCCCTCTTGGAAAAGGCGCAACCGGATATCCTCGTCCTCACGGGACACGACGCCCTTCCTTCGGGACGCGATCCGGACAGGCTCGAAAGCTATCGCCACTCCCGCTTTTTTGTCGAAGCGGTTCGGCGAGCGCGCACGGCCTTTGAGCCGCACAAGGACGGCCTCCTCATCGTCGCGGGAGCCTGTCAGTCGCACTACGAGGAGATTTTGGCGGCCGGGGCAAATTACGCGAGCTCTCCCAAGCGGGTGAACATCCACGCCCTCGATCCCACGCTCGTCGCCGTTCGCCTCGCCCGAACTTCGGTATCCGTGTATCTCTCCCCCGAAGAGGCGATTTTGGAGACGAAAAGCGGTCTTTCCGGCATCGGGGGCATCGAAAGCCGGGGGACGCTGCGGCGGCGGACGTAG
- the rsmA gene encoding 16S rRNA (adenine(1518)-N(6)/adenine(1519)-N(6))-dimethyltransferase RsmA: MGEEQTKDETFGGRTPTGAPGEIPEGEGGPRSSQELRAWTLRTLRNLGIAPRRAFGQHFLTDARALERILRCARLPRESTVLEIGPGLGTLTEALVRAGHRVIAVELDRRLIPFLRKRFSPEDVVIVEGDALAVDFEALREEYASGRPVHVVSNLPYQIATPLLLRLLSLTPPLASLTVMVQREVGERLLAPPRTRAYGALSVVVAVYARVELCFHLRPGAFTPPPEVDSSVVRLLPYPEPVVPRREEREAFVEFLFGVFRHRRKTLANNLRYLFPDRETDWGAWLEARGTSATVRPEELSLSDYLELAQDLGLVRESS; encoded by the coding sequence GTGGGCGAAGAACAAACCAAGGACGAAACCTTTGGCGGTCGAACCCCCACGGGTGCTCCGGGGGAAATTCCGGAGGGGGAAGGAGGCCCGAGGTCTTCGCAGGAGCTTCGCGCGTGGACGCTTCGAACCCTCCGGAATCTCGGGATAGCTCCGCGGCGGGCGTTTGGCCAACACTTCCTCACCGACGCCAGGGCCCTCGAACGCATTCTCCGGTGCGCGCGGCTTCCCCGGGAGTCCACGGTGCTGGAAATCGGGCCGGGTCTAGGTACGCTCACGGAAGCGCTCGTGCGCGCAGGGCACCGCGTCATCGCCGTTGAGCTCGATCGCCGGCTGATCCCGTTTCTTCGAAAGCGGTTTTCTCCGGAAGACGTAGTGATCGTCGAAGGGGACGCCCTCGCCGTGGACTTCGAAGCCCTTCGCGAGGAATACGCTTCCGGACGGCCCGTGCACGTCGTGAGCAACCTCCCCTACCAAATCGCCACGCCGCTTCTTTTGCGGTTGCTTTCGCTTACTCCGCCCTTAGCTTCGCTTACGGTCATGGTTCAGCGCGAGGTGGGGGAACGGCTCCTCGCGCCCCCGCGCACGCGGGCCTACGGTGCCTTGAGCGTGGTGGTAGCTGTGTATGCCCGCGTGGAACTCTGTTTCCACCTCCGTCCCGGCGCCTTTACCCCTCCTCCGGAAGTGGACTCTTCCGTCGTACGCCTTCTCCCCTATCCCGAGCCGGTCGTCCCCCGAAGGGAAGAGCGGGAAGCGTTTGTGGAATTCCTCTTTGGGGTTTTCCGCCACCGGCGGAAGACCTTGGCGAACAACCTACGGTACCTCTTTCCCGACCGCGAGACGGATTGGGGGGCTTGGCTTGAGGCCCGAGGGACGTCCGCCACGGTACGTCCCGAGGAGCTTTCTCTCAGCGACTACCTCGAGCTGGCCCAAGACCTGGGGCTCGTACGCGAAAGTTCCTGA